One window of Alkaliphilus metalliredigens QYMF genomic DNA carries:
- a CDS encoding NAD(P)-dependent malic enzyme: MNNMSIDMKEASLNLHRKRKGKVAMRGTTPMKNGTDLAMAYTPGVAEPCLEIFKDKNTVYDYTMKGKTVAILTNGTAVLGLGNIGPEAGLPVIEGKALLLKKFGQVDAMPICLDSTDSDAIIKTIQMIAPGFGGIHLEDIKAPECFYIEEKLRELLDIPVYHDDQHGTAIAVLAGLYNALKVTGKSIEDAKIVINGAGASGIATAKLLISAGVKHIVLCDLEGTLLEGDTGLNEAQQSIAQVTNRQLEKGSLRDIIKNKDVFIGVSAGNVVDEAMVRSMNADSIIFALANPLPEVHPTVAKAGGARIIATGRSDFPNQINNVLVFPGMFKGVLKVRAKDICSEMKIAAAKAIADLVREEELKEDYIVPNVFDKRVSIGVAKAVMKAAREVGIARV; encoded by the coding sequence ATGAATAACATGAGTATTGATATGAAAGAGGCATCACTCAATTTACATCGAAAAAGAAAAGGAAAAGTAGCGATGCGGGGAACGACGCCAATGAAAAATGGCACAGATCTAGCAATGGCTTATACACCAGGGGTGGCGGAGCCCTGTTTGGAGATATTTAAAGATAAAAACACTGTATATGACTATACAATGAAGGGAAAGACTGTTGCGATATTGACAAATGGCACAGCGGTATTAGGACTTGGTAACATTGGACCAGAAGCAGGACTTCCAGTTATTGAAGGGAAGGCACTGTTATTGAAAAAATTTGGTCAGGTAGATGCCATGCCAATATGTTTAGACTCAACAGATTCTGATGCAATTATTAAAACGATTCAAATGATTGCCCCAGGTTTCGGCGGAATTCACTTAGAAGACATTAAAGCACCGGAATGTTTCTATATTGAGGAAAAACTAAGAGAATTACTAGACATCCCTGTGTATCATGATGATCAGCATGGAACAGCAATTGCAGTATTGGCTGGTTTGTATAATGCTTTAAAGGTTACTGGTAAAAGCATCGAGGATGCTAAAATTGTGATCAATGGTGCTGGGGCTTCGGGAATTGCAACAGCAAAATTATTAATTAGTGCCGGGGTAAAACATATTGTACTCTGCGATTTAGAAGGAACTCTCCTAGAAGGTGATACCGGTTTGAATGAGGCGCAACAAAGCATTGCACAGGTTACAAATCGTCAATTGGAAAAGGGATCATTACGTGACATTATTAAAAATAAAGATGTATTTATCGGCGTTTCAGCTGGTAATGTTGTGGATGAAGCCATGGTAAGAAGTATGAATGCAGATAGTATTATTTTTGCTCTGGCAAATCCATTGCCTGAAGTTCACCCTACGGTGGCAAAGGCAGGGGGGGCTCGGATCATTGCAACGGGTAGGTCGGATTTCCCTAATCAAATCAATAATGTGTTAGTATTTCCAGGAATGTTTAAAGGTGTATTAAAGGTAAGGGCAAAGGATATTTGTAGTGAAATGAAAATAGCTGCAGCTAAGGCTATCGCAGATTTGGTGAGAGAAGAAGAATTAAAAGAAGACTATATCGTGCCAAATGTATTCGATAAGCGAGTCAGTATTGGTGTGGCTAAAGCGGTGATGAAGGCTGCTAGAGAAGTTGGAATAGCAAGAGTATAA
- a CDS encoding sugar-binding transcriptional regulator, protein MDQYEKLNETEKKAFLAKLAHMYYELNMTQVEIAASLSTTRFKVSKLLQEARTQNVVEIIINRPNERLQEIEALLTEQFNLKAAIVLDTHVIPYDETIPTLGKLGATYLESIITDHSVIGVLWGKTIFNVIKHIKPQKKIPITAVQVLGAAAMDNPSVDSPELIQSLATIYGGKYKQLYAPLYIDNDYARKALLQEPVINDTLFLASKADVVLTGVGTVDAVFSSTLWTNYLTKNKHHDLISHKAVGCIYARLYDINGMSIDVDINEKVIGLDLNTFRQAKYTIGVASGTYKAEAILGALRGGFINVLITDDTTALKVLSLNDSDL, encoded by the coding sequence ATGGATCAATATGAAAAACTGAATGAAACAGAAAAAAAAGCTTTCCTTGCGAAGCTGGCTCATATGTATTATGAGCTCAATATGACCCAGGTGGAAATTGCTGCCTCACTGTCAACAACTCGCTTTAAAGTGTCCAAGCTACTACAAGAAGCCCGCACACAAAATGTAGTTGAAATTATTATTAACCGTCCGAATGAAAGACTTCAGGAAATCGAAGCCTTATTAACAGAGCAGTTCAACTTAAAAGCTGCCATTGTATTAGATACTCATGTGATTCCTTATGACGAAACAATTCCAACTTTAGGTAAGTTAGGAGCTACTTATTTAGAAAGCATCATAACAGATCATTCTGTTATAGGGGTTCTGTGGGGTAAAACAATCTTTAATGTAATTAAACATATAAAACCCCAGAAAAAAATTCCCATCACAGCCGTTCAAGTCTTAGGTGCAGCTGCAATGGATAACCCATCGGTTGATTCTCCTGAACTGATTCAAAGCCTAGCTACAATTTATGGAGGAAAGTACAAACAGCTGTATGCACCACTATACATCGATAATGACTATGCTAGAAAAGCATTATTACAGGAGCCAGTCATCAACGACACACTCTTTTTGGCCAGTAAAGCCGATGTTGTTTTGACTGGCGTCGGTACCGTTGATGCAGTCTTTTCTTCAACCCTATGGACAAATTATTTGACTAAAAATAAACACCATGATTTGATTTCCCATAAAGCTGTTGGGTGTATCTATGCCCGTTTATATGATATTAACGGCATGTCCATCGACGTTGACATCAACGAAAAAGTCATTGGACTAGATCTAAATACCTTTCGACAAGCAAAATACACCATTGGCGTTGCCTCGGGTACTTACAAGGCAGAGGCCATCTTAGGAGCATTACGAGGTGGGTTTATTAACGTGCTGATTACCGATGATACAACCGCATTAAAAGTACTTTCTTTAAATGATTCAGACCTATAG
- a CDS encoding sensor histidine kinase — protein sequence MYTGNQYILLFFVYGLAFFSMGIAAFLQNTSEESSFPLLKCIHYLGFFGIIHGITEWIIMLRITNMVPQYQLNLLLLGTFTNALSFAFLWMFGAKLLQKEGKVKLLIEGLPWLLFGLWLMAVIASYMRYQTTSLHWIFIEDTMSRYFIGFPGALISALALYKNAKHMEQLNIVTASLQLKGMAIAFGVYGVLAGVVVKNKQIFPSNIINRENFFNLFGFPVELGRGISAIIITILFVSVIKVFQWEINKKIKRLTKHQIVSDERKKMGQELHDVIIQNLFATGLQVENIIEMEPNSKFIKDLHYIKNNLNVTITHVRQFIEQVASAKIQIEDLKLRLTGLVDNFQRVCNIPIELQYKITEVTLGSLSQEKATQIYYIVQEALSNAIKHSEANRITIDIKTTLNTVGATIKDDGKGFGLQQIPKGGHYGLVSMKERAANVNGLLDIKSNEKGTRVTITIPWEESEDAEED from the coding sequence GTGTATACAGGAAATCAATATATTTTGTTGTTCTTTGTGTATGGGTTGGCTTTTTTTTCAATGGGCATCGCTGCTTTTCTTCAAAATACATCTGAGGAAAGTAGTTTTCCTCTTTTGAAATGCATACATTATTTAGGGTTTTTTGGAATCATTCATGGGATTACAGAATGGATTATTATGCTTAGAATCACAAATATGGTTCCGCAATATCAATTGAATCTGTTACTCTTAGGCACTTTTACAAATGCATTATCCTTTGCATTTTTATGGATGTTCGGTGCGAAGCTACTCCAAAAAGAAGGGAAGGTGAAGCTGTTAATTGAGGGATTACCTTGGTTACTCTTTGGCCTCTGGTTAATGGCTGTTATTGCATCCTATATGAGATATCAAACAACATCTCTTCATTGGATTTTTATAGAGGATACCATGAGTCGATACTTTATCGGTTTCCCTGGGGCATTGATTTCTGCATTGGCACTTTATAAAAATGCTAAACATATGGAACAATTAAATATCGTGACTGCTTCTTTACAGCTAAAGGGAATGGCCATTGCATTTGGTGTATATGGGGTGCTGGCAGGGGTCGTTGTTAAAAATAAGCAAATTTTCCCATCTAACATCATCAACAGAGAAAACTTTTTCAATTTATTTGGTTTTCCTGTGGAGCTGGGACGTGGGATATCAGCAATTATTATTACCATACTATTTGTAAGCGTCATTAAGGTGTTTCAATGGGAGATCAATAAAAAAATAAAGAGATTAACCAAGCATCAAATTGTAAGTGATGAAAGAAAAAAAATGGGACAAGAGCTGCATGATGTAATCATTCAAAATCTTTTTGCAACAGGACTACAGGTGGAAAATATTATTGAGATGGAACCCAATTCGAAGTTCATTAAAGATTTGCATTATATCAAAAACAATTTGAATGTGACCATTACACATGTACGTCAATTCATTGAGCAGGTGGCAAGTGCTAAAATTCAAATTGAAGATTTAAAGCTTAGATTGACTGGCTTAGTTGATAACTTTCAACGGGTTTGTAATATACCAATTGAACTGCAGTATAAGATCACCGAAGTAACACTTGGTTCTTTATCCCAGGAGAAAGCCACTCAAATATACTATATTGTTCAGGAGGCTTTATCTAATGCCATTAAACACTCGGAGGCAAATCGAATAACAATTGATATTAAAACCACATTAAACACCGTCGGAGCAACAATAAAGGACGACGGAAAGGGCTTTGGTTTACAGCAAATCCCTAAAGGTGGCCATTATGGTCTGGTTTCAATGAAAGAACGGGCTGCTAATGTGAATGGACTGTTAGATATCAAAAGCAATGAAAAGGGAACGCGAGTAACAATTACTATTCCATGGGAGGAGTCAGAGGATGCAGAAGAAGATTAG
- a CDS encoding rhodanese-like domain-containing protein: MYKWIVVILIVVMSFIFYNNNRKEEGYQKMNPVDARLQLEEDSNILLIDVRTQEEYMQKHIEGSKLIPLNVLESKIKKAVPNKEKKIILYCQTGSRSAAAANMLLNMGYKNVHDLGGINKWPYETKGSL, from the coding sequence TTGTATAAGTGGATTGTTGTTATATTAATCGTAGTGATGAGTTTTATATTCTACAATAACAATAGGAAAGAAGAGGGGTATCAAAAAATGAATCCAGTAGACGCTAGGCTCCAACTTGAGGAGGATTCGAATATTCTCCTGATAGATGTAAGAACACAAGAAGAATATATGCAGAAGCACATTGAAGGAAGCAAACTCATCCCGCTAAATGTACTAGAGAGTAAAATAAAGAAGGCAGTCCCAAATAAAGAGAAAAAAATAATTTTGTACTGTCAAACCGGCAGTCGCAGTGCGGCCGCTGCCAATATGCTACTAAACATGGGATACAAAAATGTACATGATCTAGGTGGAATCAATAAATGGCCTTATGAAACAAAAGGTAGCTTGTAA
- a CDS encoding permease, with amino-acid sequence MIKLMIRYRVALALIGINLLLLIISPAIGRTSIEMTGNNAMEMLAVIPPIFILLGLLDVWIKRETMIKLMGEKSGLVGILIAFLMGSAAAGPLYAAFPVAGLLLKKGSKLSNVFIFIGAWSTTKIPLLLFEASAMGWKFMLTRFMINIVGIGMIAFAIEKLLGSEDKKEIYEKATEMN; translated from the coding sequence ATGATAAAATTAATGATAAGATACCGTGTTGCCTTAGCATTAATCGGGATTAACCTGCTGCTTCTGATTATTTCTCCAGCAATAGGGAGAACATCTATTGAGATGACCGGGAATAATGCCATGGAGATGCTGGCTGTGATTCCACCAATTTTTATTTTGCTAGGACTTTTAGATGTATGGATCAAGAGAGAGACCATGATTAAACTCATGGGTGAAAAGTCTGGACTTGTAGGTATATTGATAGCCTTTTTAATGGGATCCGCAGCAGCAGGACCTCTATACGCTGCATTCCCAGTAGCAGGACTTTTGCTTAAAAAGGGAAGTAAGCTATCAAATGTCTTTATTTTTATTGGGGCATGGTCAACTACTAAAATCCCATTACTGTTATTTGAAGCCTCTGCAATGGGGTGGAAATTCATGCTCACAAGATTCATGATTAACATAGTGGGAATTGGAATGATAGCCTTTGCTATAGAAAAACTTTTAGGAAGTGAAGATAAAAAAGAGATTTATGAAAAAGCCACAGAAATGAATTAA
- a CDS encoding permease, with the protein MFTIVLYILAAVLLLVSFVKDRRKTKMALKKAWKSFENILPQFIAILIIVGIMLAIISPEMISRLIGNQSGWIGMLVAATIGAITLIPGFVAFPLAAALLNGGAGFMQIAVFISTLMMVGVVTIPVEISYFGKKATLLRNAMAFLFSFVVAIVIGVVLK; encoded by the coding sequence ATGTTTACCATTGTATTGTATATCTTAGCTGCAGTTTTACTGCTGGTATCCTTTGTAAAGGATCGTAGAAAAACAAAAATGGCTTTGAAAAAAGCATGGAAATCCTTTGAAAATATTTTGCCACAATTTATCGCAATCTTGATTATCGTGGGCATTATGCTGGCTATAATTAGTCCAGAAATGATTTCTAGGTTAATTGGAAACCAGTCAGGCTGGATAGGCATGCTGGTCGCCGCAACGATTGGTGCCATTACCTTAATACCGGGATTTGTTGCATTTCCATTGGCTGCGGCATTACTAAATGGAGGGGCAGGATTTATGCAAATTGCTGTCTTTATTTCTACATTGATGATGGTGGGGGTTGTAACAATCCCAGTGGAAATTAGTTATTTTGGTAAAAAGGCAACTCTTTTAAGAAATGCAATGGCTTTCTTATTTTCATTTGTCGTGGCAATTGTGATTGGGGTGGTGCTAAAATGA
- a CDS encoding 4Fe-4S binding protein — MKKKYMKTNRAFTPIRKYGWLFTVLVAVGGIWQPKLGLLVIFIMAALTATAFFSGRFWCGNLCPHGSLFDVIMLPVSQNKKIPGFLKSKTMISAFFIFFMFNFMRRIAVVVPLWGTTSFLDRLGFVFSMTYLMVLILGGILAITVNPRTWCQFCPMGTLQKLSYQLGKALGIAKKTEKKVTISNKDKCISCGKCEKVCPFQLAPYLDFSDKNQFDHVDCIKCGVCTENCPVNILSLNTEEEAIQLKEMIPMKDDIIVK; from the coding sequence ATGAAAAAAAAGTATATGAAGACAAATCGTGCTTTTACACCGATTCGCAAGTATGGGTGGTTATTTACGGTGTTAGTGGCTGTTGGTGGTATATGGCAGCCTAAACTAGGGTTATTAGTGATATTCATTATGGCCGCTTTAACAGCAACAGCCTTTTTTAGTGGTCGTTTTTGGTGTGGTAACTTGTGTCCCCATGGGAGCTTATTTGATGTCATCATGCTACCTGTGAGTCAGAATAAAAAAATACCAGGATTTTTAAAGTCTAAAACAATGATTAGTGCATTTTTTATATTTTTTATGTTTAACTTTATGAGAAGAATAGCGGTAGTAGTACCTCTTTGGGGAACCACTAGCTTTTTAGATAGATTAGGATTTGTTTTTTCAATGACTTATTTAATGGTCTTAATCCTGGGTGGGATTTTAGCAATCACAGTTAATCCAAGGACTTGGTGTCAGTTTTGCCCTATGGGAACATTACAAAAGCTTTCATATCAATTAGGAAAGGCCTTAGGGATAGCTAAAAAAACAGAAAAAAAAGTGACGATTTCAAATAAAGATAAATGTATAAGCTGTGGTAAATGTGAAAAGGTCTGTCCCTTCCAGTTGGCGCCATATTTAGATTTCTCGGATAAAAACCAATTTGATCATGTGGATTGCATTAAGTGTGGTGTCTGTACAGAAAACTGTCCAGTGAACATCTTATCTCTTAACACAGAAGAAGAGGCAATTCAATTAAAGGAAATGATTCCCATGAAAGATGATATAATAGTTAAATAG
- a CDS encoding biotin transporter BioY: MEKNNSYIYIRKDYIMKNQKTTNLTLISLMTAVTCILGPLSITIPMSPVPISFTNLAIYFSVIMLGWKKGTISYLVYLMIGFVGIPVFSSFTSGPARLLGPTGGYLIGFIFIALIAGFFVDRFPGKIYMHALGMAIGTIVTYALGTGWLAYQANLTFKEALFAGVIPYIIGDIAKIVIAISVGTTVKKQVKRAGYL, encoded by the coding sequence ATGGAAAAGAATAACTCATATATATATATAAGAAAGGACTACATTATGAAAAATCAAAAAACAACTAATCTTACTTTAATCAGTCTTATGACTGCAGTTACTTGTATTTTGGGACCACTTTCCATTACAATTCCCATGTCACCAGTCCCAATTTCCTTCACTAACCTTGCTATCTATTTTTCCGTTATTATGCTTGGATGGAAAAAAGGAACTATCAGCTACTTAGTTTACCTTATGATTGGATTTGTAGGTATACCGGTTTTTTCAAGTTTCACATCAGGTCCTGCTAGGTTGTTAGGTCCAACTGGTGGATACCTGATTGGATTTATCTTTATAGCGTTGATTGCTGGCTTCTTTGTTGATAGATTCCCAGGTAAAATCTACATGCACGCATTAGGCATGGCGATTGGAACAATTGTAACTTACGCCTTGGGTACAGGCTGGTTAGCTTACCAGGCCAACTTGACTTTTAAAGAAGCTTTGTTTGCAGGTGTAATTCCATACATCATCGGGGATATTGCAAAGATTGTAATTGCAATATCCGTAGGGACTACTGTAAAAAAACAGGTAAAAAGAGCTGGATATCTATAA
- the bioB gene encoding biotin synthase BioB, with amino-acid sequence MDIKKLPKEIIEGRRLKREEDLRFFATANLEELCQGADNIRKVLCGDAVNLCSIINGKSGKCSENCKFCAQSSHHHTGIEEYSFLDTNLIVEDCKKHANKGVHRYSIVTAGRELKGKDLQVACDAYKRMKEECDIDLCASHGLLSEEAFIALKESGVSMYHENIETSKRNFPNICTTHTYKDKINAIKLAQRLGFKVCSGGIIGMGETFEDRLDMAVSLAELKIQSIPINTLMPIKGTTYEDLEPLTEDEILRTVAMFRFINPTANIRLAAGRSLMEDSGRRAFHAGANATITGDLLTTSGNNIDKDKEMLTQMGFHL; translated from the coding sequence ATGGACATCAAAAAACTACCAAAAGAAATAATCGAAGGAAGAAGACTGAAACGTGAAGAAGATTTACGTTTTTTCGCTACTGCAAATTTAGAAGAACTTTGTCAAGGTGCTGACAATATTCGTAAAGTATTATGTGGTGATGCTGTTAATTTATGTTCTATTATTAATGGAAAAAGTGGCAAATGCAGTGAAAATTGTAAATTCTGTGCCCAAAGTAGCCACCACCATACGGGAATCGAAGAATATAGTTTTTTAGATACAAATTTGATTGTAGAGGATTGTAAAAAACATGCTAATAAAGGCGTACACCGCTATTCTATTGTAACCGCCGGCCGTGAATTAAAAGGAAAAGACTTACAAGTTGCTTGTGATGCTTACAAAAGAATGAAGGAAGAATGTGATATTGATTTGTGTGCTTCACATGGTCTATTATCAGAAGAAGCTTTTATTGCTTTAAAAGAAAGTGGCGTATCGATGTATCACGAAAATATAGAAACTTCAAAAAGAAATTTTCCTAATATTTGCACAACCCACACATATAAAGATAAAATAAATGCAATTAAACTTGCACAAAGATTAGGTTTCAAGGTCTGCTCTGGTGGAATTATTGGAATGGGTGAAACATTTGAAGATCGTTTGGATATGGCTGTTAGCTTAGCAGAACTAAAGATACAATCCATTCCCATCAATACTTTAATGCCAATTAAAGGAACTACATATGAAGATCTTGAACCCTTAACGGAGGATGAAATACTAAGAACTGTAGCGATGTTCCGCTTTATTAATCCAACAGCTAATATTCGATTAGCTGCTGGTAGAAGTCTTATGGAGGATTCCGGAAGGCGGGCATTCCATGCAGGTGCCAATGCGACCATAACTGGTGACTTATTAACTACATCTGGTAATAATATCGATAAAGACAAAGAAATGCTTACACAGATGGGATTTCATCTATAG
- a CDS encoding methyl-accepting chemotaxis protein, which translates to MFKILGRKNREKDSIIVEKDNRIKELLDQMTQIIVEINQIVSSTKESTNEMDSTARNQSVAMDELVSTIKEFIKGTEEITTNIMKLSEIIERTSQKSENGRSKTTNMVETSQQGKGSMKKIDENVGLVMNSMESLSDTILEVGKSASEIKDVILVIENIANQTNMLALNAAIEAARAGEHGKGFAVVAEEVRKLAEDVKRATQNVENLVLSVEDTAKRAVEETASNKQNMHLVQSSVQETDEVFEKMITSINEVEDQFNDIVNEIQSVNEFAQSIASVTEEQLAGTEEILASSENIDEMAIKTLNNSKAVSDNTEHLFKQSTAASKHIVSQLKDIAGTSGEHGYIFYRHNIEGVFEYVTKSVEDVLGYTVDEFMDNFEKFITDSPINEEGMVHTELSIKGVQQPKYKLELLRKNQLRCIAEITEFPVFNAKGDVIAIEGLVQVKE; encoded by the coding sequence ATGTTTAAAATATTAGGTAGAAAGAATCGGGAGAAGGATTCAATTATCGTTGAAAAGGACAATAGGATCAAAGAGTTGTTAGATCAAATGACACAAATTATAGTTGAAATTAACCAAATAGTCAGCTCCACAAAGGAATCAACAAATGAGATGGATAGCACAGCTCGAAATCAATCTGTAGCTATGGATGAGTTAGTGAGCACAATAAAAGAATTTATAAAAGGGACAGAAGAAATTACAACTAACATTATGAAACTTTCTGAAATTATAGAGAGGACATCACAAAAAAGCGAAAATGGTAGAAGTAAAACAACAAATATGGTTGAAACATCACAGCAAGGTAAAGGTTCGATGAAAAAGATCGATGAAAATGTTGGTCTTGTTATGAATTCAATGGAATCACTATCGGATACAATACTAGAAGTTGGAAAGTCAGCTTCGGAAATCAAAGATGTTATTTTGGTGATAGAAAATATTGCGAACCAAACAAACATGCTTGCATTAAATGCAGCTATTGAAGCTGCGAGAGCAGGGGAACATGGTAAAGGTTTTGCGGTGGTAGCGGAAGAAGTAAGAAAACTAGCCGAAGATGTTAAAAGAGCCACCCAGAATGTTGAAAACTTAGTATTAAGTGTTGAAGATACAGCTAAGAGAGCAGTCGAGGAAACAGCATCAAATAAACAAAACATGCATTTAGTTCAATCGTCAGTACAAGAAACTGATGAAGTATTTGAAAAGATGATTACATCGATAAATGAAGTTGAAGACCAGTTTAATGATATTGTAAATGAAATCCAATCAGTCAATGAATTTGCACAGAGTATTGCTAGTGTTACAGAGGAACAACTGGCAGGAACAGAAGAAATATTAGCCTCTTCGGAAAATATTGATGAAATGGCTATAAAAACCTTAAACAACAGTAAAGCCGTATCAGACAATACTGAGCACTTATTTAAGCAATCAACTGCAGCATCTAAGCATATTGTAAGTCAACTGAAAGATATAGCAGGAACCAGTGGCGAGCATGGTTACATTTTTTATAGACACAATATTGAAGGTGTTTTTGAATATGTAACAAAATCAGTAGAGGATGTGCTTGGGTATACTGTGGATGAATTTATGGATAATTTTGAGAAATTCATTACGGATAGCCCTATCAATGAAGAAGGAATGGTACACACTGAACTTTCTATAAAGGGTGTTCAGCAACCCAAATATAAACTTGAGCTGTTAAGAAAGAATCAGTTAAGGTGTATTGCAGAAATAACAGAATTTCCTGTATTTAATGCAAAGGGAGATGTGATAGCAATAGAGGGACTAGTACAGGTAAAAGAGTAG
- a CDS encoding dynamin family protein, translating into MIDIEVNRMLKDFNKSMKLYVNHLRNMEAIARDLDYSLGVKKCGDLLNRVEELEFHVAVMGQFKRGKTTILNYFIGKEILPTGVVPITAITTKIKYGNKPQAKIIFQGDLEKSVDINSIGEYISEQKNPENKKKVKQVEVYLPAEVLENGLVLIDTPGIGSTYKHNTEAAYNYLSEANAVILVMSADTPVGEAEIGLLSQVKKYIDKIFFLQNKVDYLSQAEVEESLHFSKEVIAETIGIEPRIYPVSAKLALEGKVQGDFDKINRSGINKFEDTLYRFLLKDKETYLMKSYGNKLIEIVSALYQHLDFKTNILISDIEVIEEKVNAFKNRLQETMSMKKEVQVMVEIELEEIIKSFEKNLEEFKVQQTKNIINKISQAAKGNKHIHSKELSQLLNQRLELEIEKAYNDWNSQQEVVIRQSYEEITSRLRDKLNEVIVEINNITYDLFKTKIVQPVDEFHLIDRDTFYFKFGSSSAPFLTPKLKDFMFVLPRSIRNRKIISDTLNRVDNEIEKNGNNLKWDYTCKIKDSKYIFERTFQEYINSTVDDLMTIIDKTKELKTKEDSHIQKEIEFYQDRKVELRKIEGEIEALEVMV; encoded by the coding sequence ATGATAGATATTGAGGTGAATAGAATGCTGAAGGATTTTAATAAAAGCATGAAGTTGTATGTTAATCATCTTAGAAATATGGAAGCTATAGCTAGGGATCTTGATTATAGTCTTGGGGTGAAGAAATGTGGAGATCTATTGAATCGGGTAGAGGAATTGGAATTTCATGTGGCGGTGATGGGTCAATTTAAAAGAGGAAAAACTACCATATTAAATTATTTTATAGGAAAAGAAATACTTCCTACAGGAGTAGTACCTATAACAGCTATTACTACCAAAATAAAGTATGGTAATAAGCCACAAGCTAAGATTATTTTCCAAGGAGATTTGGAGAAAAGTGTAGATATAAATTCTATTGGGGAGTATATCTCAGAGCAAAAGAATCCTGAAAACAAAAAGAAGGTAAAACAGGTTGAGGTATACTTACCTGCTGAAGTGCTGGAAAATGGTTTAGTATTAATCGACACCCCAGGAATAGGTTCTACTTATAAACATAATACAGAAGCAGCATATAACTATTTATCAGAAGCCAATGCTGTAATCTTAGTGATGTCTGCTGATACACCAGTGGGAGAAGCAGAGATCGGGTTATTATCACAAGTAAAAAAGTATATAGATAAGATTTTCTTCCTCCAAAATAAAGTGGACTATTTATCCCAAGCAGAAGTAGAAGAGAGTCTCCATTTTTCTAAAGAAGTTATTGCAGAGACAATTGGGATAGAGCCAAGGATTTATCCAGTTTCAGCAAAACTAGCCCTTGAAGGGAAAGTGCAAGGGGATTTTGATAAAATCAATAGAAGTGGTATTAATAAGTTTGAAGATACATTGTATAGGTTTCTACTAAAAGATAAAGAAACATATTTAATGAAAAGCTATGGAAATAAACTCATAGAAATAGTTAGTGCTTTATATCAGCATTTGGATTTTAAGACAAATATATTAATCAGCGATATCGAAGTGATAGAGGAAAAAGTCAATGCATTTAAAAATAGGTTGCAGGAGACAATGTCTATGAAAAAAGAAGTCCAAGTGATGGTGGAGATTGAATTAGAAGAAATAATAAAAAGTTTTGAGAAAAACTTGGAGGAATTTAAGGTACAGCAAACTAAAAATATAATAAATAAGATTAGCCAAGCAGCTAAAGGCAATAAACACATCCATTCAAAAGAATTATCACAGTTACTAAATCAACGGTTAGAACTTGAAATAGAAAAGGCATATAACGACTGGAATAGCCAACAGGAGGTTGTAATTAGACAATCCTACGAAGAAATAACGTCTAGACTTAGGGATAAGTTAAATGAAGTTATAGTTGAAATCAATAATATAACCTATGATTTATTTAAAACAAAAATTGTACAACCAGTTGATGAGTTTCATTTGATTGATAGGGATACCTTCTATTTTAAGTTTGGCTCATCCAGTGCTCCTTTCCTTACTCCAAAATTGAAGGATTTTATGTTTGTCCTTCCTAGGAGCATTAGAAATAGAAAAATCATATCAGATACATTAAATAGAGTGGATAATGAGATAGAGAAGAATGGTAACAATTTAAAATGGGACTATACATGTAAGATTAAGGACAGTAAGTATATTTTTGAGAGAACTTTTCAAGAATATATTAACTCTACTGTTGATGATCTGATGACTATTATTGATAAAACAAAGGAATTGAAGACAAAGGAAGATAGTCATATACAGAAGGAAATTGAATTCTATCAGGACAGAAAAGTAGAATTAAGAAAAATAGAAGGGGAAATAGAGGCGTTAGAAGTGATGGTTTGA